The following coding sequences lie in one Methylotuvimicrobium alcaliphilum 20Z genomic window:
- a CDS encoding ISL3 family transposase, with the protein MKKGCRQCGRTIDKFHGYGKVITLRHLPIFDRPVWIRIRPKRFQCSYCDKGPTTSQRCEWYEPHTKAYENWIPRELVNSTLSDVSLKQNLSVECIEGILDRHIRRQVDWSAVPRLELLGIDEIALKKGHKDFIVIVSGLTAQREKYILAVLPDRKKETVKTFLKTLPPCQCQSIRQVCIDMNEGYGNAVLETLPKAQVVVDRFHVAKHYRDCADKARKTEMKRLKKTLPEC; encoded by the coding sequence ATAAAAAAGGGGTGTCGCCAATGCGGTCGAACGATCGACAAATTTCACGGTTACGGCAAAGTCATTACGTTACGGCATTTGCCCATCTTTGATCGTCCGGTTTGGATTCGCATCAGACCGAAGCGTTTTCAATGCTCCTACTGTGACAAAGGGCCGACCACGTCCCAGCGCTGCGAGTGGTATGAGCCCCATACTAAGGCCTATGAAAATTGGATTCCACGCGAGTTGGTTAATAGCACGCTCAGTGACGTCAGCCTGAAACAGAACCTGAGTGTCGAGTGTATTGAGGGCATCCTGGATCGTCATATTCGTCGGCAAGTGGACTGGTCAGCGGTACCCCGCTTGGAATTGCTCGGCATTGACGAAATCGCCTTGAAGAAAGGGCATAAGGATTTTATCGTCATCGTGTCGGGACTGACGGCGCAGCGTGAGAAATATATCTTAGCAGTGTTACCGGATCGCAAAAAAGAGACGGTCAAGACCTTTTTAAAGACGCTGCCGCCTTGTCAATGCCAAAGCATTCGCCAAGTCTGCATCGACATGAACGAAGGCTATGGCAATGCGGTTCTAGAAACCCTGCCCAAGGCTCAGGTCGTGGTCGATCGCTTCCATGTTGCCAAACATTATCGTGACTGCGCCGATAAAGCGCGCAAAACCGAAATGAAGCGTCTGAAAAAGACACTGCCGGAGTGTTAA
- a CDS encoding type II toxin-antitoxin system RelE/ParE family toxin: protein MPIYELTLQAESDIRDIIRYTLERHGEKQALCYKNALQKKFCAIAERAVHSRPLSERFPQIQVSRCEHHYIFYVHPESKPPRIIAVLHERMDLLTRLANRLN from the coding sequence ATGCCGATTTACGAGCTTACATTACAGGCGGAATCCGATATCCGCGACATTATCCGTTATACCTTAGAGCGGCATGGCGAAAAGCAAGCCCTTTGCTATAAGAACGCGTTGCAAAAGAAATTCTGCGCAATCGCTGAAAGAGCCGTCCATTCCCGCCCCCTCTCAGAGCGCTTTCCACAAATTCAGGTAAGCCGCTGTGAGCATCACTATATTTTTTATGTTCATCCGGAAAGCAAACCGCCCCGGATTATCGCGGTCTTGCATGAAAGAATGGATCTGTTAACCCGACTCGCAAATCGGCTTAACTGA
- a CDS encoding transposase: MKQPQLTDTLFDDFLQELPADFQEQAYELQAFARARKIRSPLQLLQLVLLYCGLDLSLRSCAGEVAKLQGYLSDTAVTKRLAACVAWIKSLLKRVFGLDKQINNGSLNFIVIDGSTVQEPGAKETTYRLHVAIDLMSLTLREVNVTTDKVGESLDHYQLTAGDVALLDRGYNQPKSLVPVIDRGGHVVLRYNPHSMTLYERCNEPKGVKIDWEQRIRDLNGQPGAIPVYLCHQDKRIEGVVHAMPLPPEQAAQARRKAKQRARDKGRTASQKTLMLSGWVLIFTSLPEALLDTKSIAELYRVRWQVELVIKRLKSLLDIDRLRARKDSKLADLYLHGKLLFAAVTQKIAQRRFGRAATTMDGDRSITHWRLWRTIANEIKAGLTACFPINKRFIDDCTKSLYERPRKRKLQGLPGRVLELIIEGRGGGVSLT, translated from the coding sequence ATGAAGCAGCCACAGCTAACAGATACCCTTTTTGATGACTTTTTGCAAGAGCTTCCAGCAGATTTCCAGGAGCAGGCCTATGAATTACAGGCGTTTGCACGGGCACGGAAAATCCGATCACCGTTGCAATTATTACAGTTAGTCCTGTTGTATTGCGGACTGGACTTGTCGTTGCGCAGCTGTGCCGGCGAAGTTGCCAAGCTTCAAGGCTATTTGAGCGACACGGCGGTGACCAAGCGACTGGCGGCCTGCGTGGCGTGGATCAAGTCGTTACTGAAGCGTGTGTTCGGATTGGATAAACAGATTAACAATGGCTCCTTGAATTTCATTGTGATTGACGGTTCGACCGTGCAAGAACCCGGCGCGAAAGAAACAACGTATCGCTTGCATGTGGCGATCGACTTGATGAGCTTGACACTTCGCGAGGTCAACGTCACGACCGATAAAGTCGGCGAGAGCTTGGATCACTATCAGTTGACTGCAGGTGATGTCGCGTTGCTTGATCGAGGCTACAACCAACCGAAGTCTTTAGTCCCGGTCATTGATCGCGGCGGCCACGTCGTGCTGCGCTACAATCCACACAGCATGACCCTTTACGAACGGTGCAACGAACCGAAAGGTGTTAAAATCGATTGGGAACAGCGCATACGCGATTTGAATGGTCAGCCGGGTGCGATACCCGTTTATCTGTGCCATCAAGACAAACGTATTGAAGGCGTGGTGCATGCGATGCCGTTACCGCCGGAACAGGCGGCGCAAGCACGCCGCAAAGCGAAACAACGCGCGCGTGATAAAGGTCGCACGGCGAGCCAAAAGACCTTGATGCTGAGCGGCTGGGTGTTGATTTTTACTTCGCTCCCCGAAGCGCTGCTCGACACGAAATCAATCGCTGAGCTCTACCGGGTTCGCTGGCAAGTGGAGCTGGTCATAAAGCGGCTAAAGAGCTTGCTTGATATCGACCGGCTACGCGCCCGAAAAGACAGCAAGCTGGCGGATTTATATTTGCATGGCAAGTTACTGTTTGCTGCAGTGACTCAAAAAATAGCGCAGCGCCGATTCGGCCGGGCGGCCACCACAATGGACGGTGATCGTTCGATTACCCATTGGCGTTTATGGCGCACGATCGCCAATGAGATCAAGGCAGGACTTACGGCTTGTTTTCCAATAAATAAGCGATTTATCGATGACTGCACAAAAAGCCTCTATGAGCGTCCGCGCAAGAGAAAGCTTCAGGGTTTGCCGGGGCGTGTTTTGGAGCTCATTATTGAAGGTCGGGGAGGTGGCGTTAGTCTTACTTAA
- the istB gene encoding IS21-like element helper ATPase IstB: MPSIDQIARQYRSLCLTAIAEHLPTLLGQAETHESSYLQFAESLVEHEQRQRNAKRIEQNRKRAGFPLLKSLEEFDYRFQTTISKREVNSLLDFGFIDNRDNVVFIGPPGVGKTHLAIGIGLKAIDAGYKVSFNTALGLMEVLELAELKGELKKKINQLLKFDVLIIDELGYLPMNKQGMHNLFQLINALYEYRSVILTTNKEFTNWGEFFIDDNVAVPIVDRIIHHSHIFMLGGESYRLKSKLNQAS, encoded by the coding sequence ATGCCATCCATTGATCAGATTGCCAGGCAATACCGCAGCTTGTGCCTGACGGCCATTGCCGAGCACTTGCCGACCTTGCTTGGCCAAGCCGAGACCCATGAAAGTTCCTACCTGCAGTTTGCCGAAAGCTTGGTTGAACATGAACAGCGCCAGCGCAACGCCAAGCGCATCGAGCAAAACCGCAAACGCGCTGGCTTTCCTTTGCTCAAAAGCCTGGAAGAGTTCGATTATCGCTTTCAGACCACCATCAGTAAACGGGAAGTCAACAGTCTGCTCGACTTCGGCTTTATCGACAATCGGGACAATGTGGTCTTCATCGGACCGCCCGGGGTCGGCAAGACCCACCTGGCCATCGGCATCGGCCTGAAAGCCATTGATGCCGGTTATAAGGTCAGCTTCAACACCGCACTAGGCTTGATGGAGGTATTGGAACTGGCCGAACTCAAAGGCGAGTTGAAAAAGAAAATCAACCAACTGCTCAAATTCGATGTGCTGATCATCGACGAACTAGGATACCTGCCGATGAACAAACAAGGCATGCACAACCTGTTTCAGCTCATCAATGCGCTGTACGAATACCGCTCGGTGATCCTGACCACCAACAAGGAATTCACCAACTGGGGCGAGTTTTTTATCGATGACAACGTCGCCGTACCCATCGTCGACCGCATCATCCATCATTCACACATTTTTATGCTGGGAGGGGAAAGTTATCGACTCAAATCAAAGCTAAATCAAGCATCGTAA
- a CDS encoding Arm DNA-binding domain-containing protein → MEKRFKFTQQRIEKLPVPDKGRFEYYDTEISKLICRVSSTGNKSFAVLKKTDEGTTKRVTLGRFPSMPVALAKELAQSALTEIAKGVNPTEEKRKRRYRAISLEGLLNQYLADKKTYVRKQLSITARRSEPALVTGSRCRSIKSLATW, encoded by the coding sequence ATGGAAAAGAGATTTAAATTTACGCAGCAGCGCATCGAAAAATTACCGGTACCGGATAAAGGCCGTTTTGAATATTATGACACCGAAATTTCGAAACTGATATGCCGCGTATCGAGTACAGGAAATAAGTCTTTTGCCGTTTTGAAGAAAACCGACGAAGGCACGACTAAGCGCGTTACTTTGGGCAGGTTTCCTTCCATGCCGGTTGCACTGGCGAAGGAATTGGCACAATCGGCTTTAACCGAAATAGCCAAGGGGGTTAATCCGACAGAAGAAAAACGAAAGCGTCGTTACCGGGCTATATCACTTGAGGGCTTACTTAACCAATATCTAGCCGATAAAAAAACTTACGTCCGAAAACAGTTATCGATTACCGCGAGAAGATCAGAACCGGCTTTAGTGACTGGCTCAAGATGCCGGTCAATAAAATCACTCGCGACATGGTAA
- the istA gene encoding IS21 family transposase, with product MIHQIKALYNDGNGLSERQIASQLGISRNTVSKYLKLSAADISALQEEISRGKKLDDYRDYIIQLLQTYPGLSAVKVLRKLKAKVDDLAVSDRSVRRYIQALKQEISFKQARYYEPVLDMVPGEQCQVDGGELRDVMIGGVATTVYFMVFVLSYSRLMHVSICAKPIDTEMLIRQHDAAFRYFGGMPQECVYDQTKLVVISEVFRELRLNQRFHQYATAAGFTIRACEGYDPESKGKVEAGVKYVKQNALYGETFTDWDALKAHMTDWLDGIANQRRHGTTGQQPAIHYAANEQGHMRAYLTPSCVDATASQARITRKADKTGLIAWQSNKYSVPMAYQCARVAVHEANGVIQISDLSTHKVIAEHAVCLEKGQIIKNRHHYRDMSLRIETLEKDLHELLPSPAVVTQLCALLKASSPKIYKDQLAGAKQVLTEQIKQQGAIPEAVLTRLIDTPRLTASGLKERLEAWRQSVGRSDDSDALSMPPSEQATAAIKQECPLARYRALNGHSAGQGESHAIH from the coding sequence GTGATCCATCAGATTAAAGCGTTATACAACGATGGCAACGGCTTATCCGAGCGTCAGATTGCCAGTCAATTGGGTATTTCCCGTAACACCGTGAGCAAATACCTGAAGCTGTCGGCTGCGGACATTAGTGCCCTGCAGGAAGAGATATCCCGTGGTAAGAAGCTGGACGATTACCGCGACTACATTATTCAGTTGCTGCAAACCTATCCGGGCTTGTCAGCGGTCAAAGTGCTGCGCAAACTGAAGGCCAAAGTGGACGATTTGGCCGTTTCCGACCGTTCGGTACGGCGTTATATACAGGCTCTCAAGCAAGAGATTAGCTTTAAGCAGGCGCGTTATTATGAGCCGGTATTGGACATGGTGCCGGGCGAACAATGCCAGGTCGATGGCGGCGAACTCCGCGATGTGATGATTGGCGGCGTGGCGACGACGGTATATTTCATGGTGTTTGTGCTATCGTATTCGCGTCTGATGCATGTTTCGATCTGTGCCAAGCCGATTGATACCGAGATGCTGATTCGCCAGCACGATGCGGCATTTCGCTATTTCGGCGGCATGCCGCAAGAGTGCGTGTACGATCAGACCAAGCTGGTGGTCATTAGCGAAGTGTTTCGCGAGTTGCGCTTGAACCAGCGCTTCCATCAGTACGCCACGGCAGCGGGCTTCACGATTCGGGCTTGTGAAGGTTATGATCCGGAAAGCAAAGGCAAGGTCGAGGCCGGGGTCAAATACGTCAAACAAAATGCCTTGTATGGCGAGACTTTTACCGACTGGGATGCTTTGAAGGCCCATATGACCGACTGGCTCGACGGGATAGCCAATCAACGGCGACACGGCACCACCGGCCAACAACCGGCGATACATTACGCGGCCAACGAGCAAGGCCATATGCGGGCTTACCTGACGCCGTCTTGTGTTGACGCTACCGCCAGCCAGGCCCGCATCACCCGCAAGGCGGATAAAACCGGCTTGATCGCCTGGCAATCCAATAAATACTCGGTACCGATGGCGTATCAATGCGCCCGTGTCGCCGTGCATGAAGCTAACGGCGTCATCCAGATCAGCGATCTCAGTACTCACAAAGTGATCGCCGAACATGCTGTGTGTCTGGAAAAGGGGCAAATTATCAAGAACCGGCATCATTACCGAGATATGTCGCTACGCATCGAAACGCTTGAAAAGGACTTGCATGAACTGCTGCCGTCTCCGGCGGTCGTGACTCAGCTATGTGCCTTGTTGAAAGCCAGCTCGCCGAAAATCTACAAAGACCAGCTGGCCGGTGCCAAGCAGGTGCTGACCGAGCAGATCAAACAGCAGGGTGCGATTCCCGAAGCGGTGCTGACGCGACTGATCGACACGCCTCGGTTAACGGCCAGCGGCCTGAAAGAACGACTGGAGGCCTGGCGGCAGTCTGTGGGACGCTCGGACGACAGCGATGCCCTATCGATGCCGCCATCAGAGCAGGCCACTGCCGCCATCAAGCAAGAATGTCCGCTGGCCCGTTATCGTGCCCTGAATGGCCACTCGGCTGGCCAAGGAGAGAGCCATGCCATCCATTGA
- a CDS encoding type II toxin -antitoxin system TacA 1-like antitoxin: MRLSIEVTPEQHQRLKAVAALHGQSIKDYVLERVLPAEDNEALRQLEAFLLPRLAEAENGVFSNKSIDQIYEEVLQEAR; this comes from the coding sequence ATGCGTTTGTCCATTGAAGTCACCCCCGAACAACATCAACGGTTAAAAGCCGTCGCCGCCTTGCATGGCCAGAGCATCAAGGATTATGTCTTGGAACGGGTATTGCCGGCTGAAGATAACGAAGCGCTGCGTCAACTAGAGGCGTTCTTGCTACCTCGTCTCGCGGAAGCAGAAAATGGGGTATTCTCGAATAAATCGATAGATCAAATTTACGAAGAAGTTTTGCAGGAAGCACGGTAA
- a CDS encoding DUF6290 family protein: protein MTTLNLNDELINAVRVIADRQHTTPEKLIHEALQGLIEDYHDIQSAEAALKRIESGEDRTYTLDEARAYLNELDS from the coding sequence ATGACAACGTTAAATCTAAATGACGAGCTAATTAATGCCGTGAGGGTTATAGCCGACCGGCAGCACACCACACCCGAAAAGCTCATTCATGAGGCCCTACAAGGACTCATTGAAGACTATCACGACATACAGTCCGCTGAAGCTGCATTGAAGCGAATCGAAAGCGGAGAAGATCGCACTTACACACTGGATGAGGCTAGGGCGTATCTCAATGAATTGGACAGTTGA
- a CDS encoding transposase yields MGFPKTLGSTNRRTTSHVTAAVSACTDLERRVCATGSADGIFERRQSKTQAEQALTQWLGRIKALGLDCFAPFITTLDNWRDKITNYFIGRETSGFIEGLNNKIKVIKRRCYGIYNLGRLFQHIWLDVQGRQILFAKH; encoded by the coding sequence GTGGGCTTTCCGAAAACCTTGGGCAGCACTAACAGAAGAACAACAAGTCATGTTACTGCGGCTGTTTCAGCATGCACCGATCTTGAAAGACGTGTATGTGCAACGGGAAGTGCTGACGGTATTTTTGAGCGGCGGCAGAGTAAAACGCAGGCCGAACAAGCTTTAACGCAATGGCTGGGGCGAATCAAAGCATTAGGCTTAGACTGTTTTGCGCCTTTTATCACCACGTTGGATAACTGGCGAGATAAGATCACAAACTATTTTATTGGACGCGAAACCAGCGGCTTTATCGAAGGACTGAACAATAAAATCAAAGTGATCAAGCGCCGCTGCTATGGCATTTATAACCTGGGTCGATTATTCCAGCATATTTGGCTAGATGTCCAGGGACGCCAAATCTTGTTTGCGAAACACTAG
- a CDS encoding type II toxin-antitoxin system RelE family toxin: MNWTVELSKPALKQLGKINKTERESIWRFIKETLPNQHNPRQTGRALQGSLKGLWRYRVGNYRLVCQIKDNEVLILVLEIGHRKNIYQ; this comes from the coding sequence ATGAATTGGACAGTTGAATTATCCAAACCGGCGCTTAAGCAGCTTGGCAAGATCAACAAGACCGAGCGTGAATCTATTTGGCGGTTTATCAAGGAAACCTTGCCGAATCAACATAACCCACGGCAAACCGGACGCGCCCTGCAAGGCAGTTTAAAGGGATTGTGGCGTTACCGTGTCGGCAATTATCGATTGGTTTGTCAGATCAAAGACAACGAGGTCTTGATTCTGGTTTTGGAAATAGGACACCGCAAAAACATCTATCAATAA
- a CDS encoding UvrD-helicase domain-containing protein: MKTSFLYRISRLAALFASHANHDQLSLAEDGIILHKGEIQLRIAHLAIGSGIVLEPGYFWDVLAFHLEYSETVRMGGIAKKRSKRLQTDLQQANRQYLHDFYQRLVPEIESAYQQARPWFSGDRYICRIAVRQWLKTHRDLVKGIQRKNIQRFLPADTAHALQFIRPLLNHGYDAVERLNETYIERQIEAFKSFFDDVESNPLTTHQRRACVIDEQHNLVLAGAGTGKTSTMIGRAGYLINARLARPEQILMLAFARKAAEEMEQRIQAKLRIDTLTVKTFHSLGKHIIAQVEGVAPTIDKMAEDEHLRTRFVDEQIQRLLQDDQYKSRLVTYFLHFSHPYRSAFKFKSLGEYNRYILENDIRTLQGELVKSYEECEIANFLYRQRIAYRYEANYQINTSGPDYRVYQPDFYLPDYGIYIEHFAVDEHQQTPPFIDRQSYLEAMAWKRALHRKHRTTLIETYSYQKQQGVLTQSLELQLKQAGVVFDPLPNNELLQQLRQFGHISQLGQLLAQMLALFKAAYLNIKSLVALTQQHEDHERMHAAAFLFEPIYEAYQQCLLDTDTIDFEDMIGRAIDYVEAGRFRSPYTHILVDEFQDISASRARLIKALLTHNPNHSLFCVGDDWQSIYRFTGSDVTITQEFEEHFGDTALSILNQTFRFNNQIGAVASRFVMQNPTQIAKRIESHTVIAQAAVSLIRTRLDPVGLNAALSAINAKTAVQASVLILARFNFRKPDLSSLKRQYPKLAIQFMTVHASKGKEADYVIVLGLEKGKNGFPSEKKTHPLVELLLPKAEAFDHAEERRLFYVAMTRARHHVYLIGDADKASDFIRELVDQRYEIRIDEFTGEGFQEKVADISCRECETGYLVPKDSRHGSFFGCNQYPLCTHTEPACPECGGGLRQEGRFRICENRRCDHVEPVCPECGGKLSLRKGPYGQFWGCSHFRKNSEFSCNHTEQFIDLKDAKLLASEEKRVGTPA, translated from the coding sequence TTGAAAACATCATTCCTCTACCGAATCAGCCGCTTGGCCGCATTATTCGCCTCGCATGCCAATCATGACCAGTTGTCTTTAGCCGAAGACGGCATAATCTTGCATAAAGGCGAAATACAGCTCCGAATTGCTCATCTGGCGATCGGCAGCGGCATCGTCTTGGAGCCGGGCTACTTCTGGGATGTACTGGCATTTCATCTGGAGTACAGCGAGACCGTGCGCATGGGCGGCATCGCTAAAAAACGATCGAAACGCTTGCAAACCGACTTGCAGCAAGCCAACCGCCAATATCTCCACGATTTTTATCAACGCCTGGTTCCGGAAATAGAAAGCGCTTATCAACAGGCGCGCCCATGGTTTTCCGGAGATCGCTATATCTGCCGAATTGCCGTACGGCAATGGCTGAAGACGCATCGAGACTTGGTCAAAGGCATTCAGCGCAAAAATATACAACGCTTTTTACCGGCCGATACGGCACATGCCCTGCAATTCATCCGCCCTTTGTTAAACCACGGATACGACGCGGTCGAGCGCTTGAATGAAACTTATATCGAACGTCAAATCGAGGCATTTAAATCCTTTTTCGACGACGTGGAGAGCAATCCGTTAACGACCCATCAGCGCCGCGCCTGCGTGATCGACGAACAGCACAATCTAGTATTGGCCGGTGCCGGTACCGGTAAAACCAGTACGATGATCGGCCGTGCCGGATATTTAATCAACGCAAGACTAGCAAGGCCGGAACAAATCCTGATGTTGGCATTCGCCCGCAAAGCAGCCGAGGAAATGGAACAGCGAATACAAGCAAAACTTCGCATCGATACGCTGACCGTAAAAACCTTTCACAGCCTGGGCAAACATATCATCGCCCAGGTTGAAGGCGTTGCGCCGACCATCGACAAAATGGCCGAGGACGAGCATCTTCGCACCCGGTTTGTCGACGAACAAATCCAAAGGTTGCTGCAAGACGATCAATACAAGTCTCGACTGGTAACTTATTTCTTGCACTTCAGCCATCCCTATCGAAGCGCCTTCAAATTCAAAAGTCTCGGCGAATATAACCGTTATATTCTCGAAAACGACATCCGCACGCTGCAGGGCGAATTGGTCAAAAGCTACGAAGAATGCGAAATCGCCAACTTTCTTTATCGGCAGCGTATCGCCTACCGCTATGAGGCTAATTATCAGATCAACACCTCGGGACCGGATTATCGCGTTTATCAGCCCGATTTTTACTTGCCCGATTACGGTATTTATATCGAACATTTCGCCGTCGACGAACATCAGCAAACGCCGCCGTTTATCGACCGGCAAAGCTATTTGGAGGCAATGGCGTGGAAACGGGCCTTGCATCGAAAACATCGGACCACCCTGATCGAAACCTACAGTTATCAGAAGCAACAAGGCGTTTTGACGCAATCGCTGGAACTGCAACTGAAACAAGCCGGTGTGGTTTTCGATCCGCTACCCAACAATGAATTACTTCAGCAATTGCGTCAATTCGGCCATATTTCGCAACTGGGTCAATTGCTGGCTCAGATGCTGGCACTGTTTAAAGCCGCCTATTTGAATATCAAAAGCCTGGTCGCGCTGACTCAGCAACATGAAGATCATGAACGCATGCACGCGGCGGCTTTTTTGTTTGAGCCCATTTACGAAGCCTATCAACAGTGTTTGCTCGACACCGATACGATTGATTTCGAAGACATGATCGGGCGAGCGATCGACTATGTCGAAGCCGGACGCTTCCGGTCGCCGTACACGCATATTCTGGTCGATGAATTTCAAGACATATCGGCCAGCCGCGCCCGACTGATCAAGGCTTTGCTAACTCATAACCCGAACCACAGCCTGTTTTGCGTCGGCGACGACTGGCAATCGATTTACCGTTTTACCGGCAGCGATGTCACGATCACCCAGGAATTCGAGGAACATTTCGGCGATACGGCCTTGAGCATTCTGAATCAAACCTTTCGTTTCAATAACCAAATCGGTGCGGTAGCGTCCCGGTTTGTCATGCAAAACCCAACGCAAATCGCCAAACGAATCGAAAGCCATACCGTCATCGCACAAGCAGCCGTCTCGCTCATCCGGACTCGGCTCGATCCGGTCGGCCTGAATGCGGCATTATCGGCAATTAATGCCAAGACCGCCGTTCAGGCTAGTGTATTGATCTTGGCCCGGTTCAATTTTAGAAAACCGGATTTGTCGAGCTTAAAACGGCAGTATCCCAAACTTGCCATTCAATTCATGACGGTCCATGCCTCGAAAGGCAAGGAAGCCGATTATGTGATCGTGCTAGGGCTGGAAAAAGGCAAAAACGGTTTTCCGTCGGAAAAAAAGACCCATCCGTTAGTGGAGCTATTACTACCGAAAGCCGAAGCATTCGACCATGCGGAGGAAAGACGTTTGTTTTATGTCGCGATGACCCGCGCTCGGCATCATGTTTACCTGATCGGAGATGCCGACAAGGCTTCCGATTTTATCCGCGAACTGGTTGATCAACGCTATGAAATTCGCATTGACGAATTTACCGGCGAGGGTTTTCAGGAGAAAGTGGCCGATATTTCCTGCCGCGAATGCGAAACCGGTTACCTAGTGCCGAAAGATAGCCGGCATGGCAGCTTTTTCGGATGCAACCAATATCCGCTATGCACGCATACCGAACCGGCCTGCCCCGAATGCGGCGGCGGTTTACGCCAAGAAGGCCGGTTTCGGATCTGCGAAAACCGGCGCTGCGATCATGTCGAACCGGTTTGTCCTGAGTGCGGCGGCAAACTCAGCTTGAGAAAAGGCCCTTACGGGCAGTTCTGGGGCTGCTCGCATTTCCGCAAGAACTCTGAATTTTCCTGTAATCATACCGAGCAATTTATCGATCTGAAGGACGCGAAACTACTCGCTTCTGAGGAAAAAAGGGTCGGAACCCCCGCTTAA
- a CDS encoding recombinase family protein, whose translation MIIGYARTTTEQIAGLEAQLRELEAAQCKKIFREQASSVSVRAQLEAALFVTKLDRLARSVAGLMAIIQALEKKQAGLRILNLGMDKKTPTGKLMLTVLGGVAQFEREIMLESQREGVANGVTKTQIAQQLNIGEASVYRILADNKKG comes from the coding sequence ATGATTATCGGTTACGCCAGAACGACGACTGAACAAATTGCCGGGCTTGAAGCGCAACTTCGAGAACTCGAAGCGGCTCAGTGCAAAAAAATCTTCCGGGAACAGGCTTCCTCGGTTTCCGTCCGGGCTCAGTTAGAAGCGGCCTTGTTCGTGACAAAGTTGGACCGTTTAGCCCGATCGGTTGCGGGTCTCATGGCCATTATTCAGGCGCTGGAAAAAAAGCAGGCCGGCCTGCGCATTCTTAACCTGGGCATGGATAAGAAAACGCCCACCGGCAAGCTAATGCTCACCGTCTTGGGCGGTGTCGCTCAATTCGAGCGGGAAATAATGTTGGAGAGTCAGCGGGAAGGCGTCGCCAATGGCGTAACAAAAACGCAGATTGCCCAGCAGCTTAACATCGGTGAGGCCAGTGTTTACCGGATTTTAGCGGATAATAAGAAGGGCTGA
- a CDS encoding tyrosine-type recombinase/integrase, translated as MPVNKITRDMVKARRNALEHGVDNKMRVLRLLMKYAHKTLKAIDDNPVDVLTDGKLWQKPKRKTRTIPSDKLKSWYDAVLGLEHEKAKVYLLLLLHTGLRDKDVRSLEWRDVDFKNDCFLVRDTKNHTDFTAFIAPQIKPYLRGLQASTGRNRFVFPGDDREGMMNQPRKQIKKVIDQSGVEFSPHDLKRTFLTIGEAAMIPFSLLKALANHKTDNDVTGGYIHTEAKTRKEATFKIADYIHEIVTPADHNIVSLRGAKNDNVKSK; from the coding sequence ATGCCGGTCAATAAAATCACTCGCGACATGGTAAAAGCGCGCCGAAATGCGTTAGAGCATGGCGTAGATAACAAAATGCGTGTGTTGCGCCTGCTTATGAAATACGCACACAAAACACTGAAAGCAATCGATGATAACCCGGTTGACGTATTGACCGACGGCAAGTTATGGCAAAAGCCAAAACGCAAAACGCGCACGATACCAAGCGACAAATTGAAGTCTTGGTACGATGCCGTACTGGGACTCGAACACGAAAAAGCCAAGGTTTATTTGCTGCTTTTGCTGCACACAGGGTTAAGGGATAAAGACGTTCGCTCACTCGAATGGCGGGACGTGGATTTTAAGAACGATTGCTTCCTCGTTCGCGACACTAAAAACCATACCGACTTCACCGCCTTCATTGCGCCGCAGATCAAACCGTACTTACGAGGTTTGCAGGCGTCTACCGGCCGTAATCGTTTCGTATTCCCCGGCGACGACCGCGAAGGCATGATGAACCAGCCGCGTAAGCAGATCAAAAAGGTAATCGATCAATCCGGCGTCGAGTTCTCACCGCATGACCTGAAACGAACCTTTCTAACGATTGGCGAAGCGGCCATGATTCCATTCAGCCTACTCAAAGCGCTGGCGAACCACAAAACTGACAACGACGTGACCGGCGGTTATATCCACACCGAAGCCAAGACCCGCAAAGAGGCCACCTTTAAAATTGCCGACTACATTCACGAGATCGTGACACCGGCAGACCACAACATCGTTTCACTACGAGGTGCAAAAAATGACAACGTTAAATCTAAATGA